A region from the Bombyx mori chromosome 15, ASM3026992v2 genome encodes:
- the LOC101738877 gene encoding flap endonuclease GEN isoform X1, translated as MGIKGLWSVLTPFSEKKSLHELRGETIAVDLSGWVCDSQNVTEHHVQPKLYLRNLFFRTVYLLLAEINPIFVLEGDAPELKRDVMATRNAVQFRGAAPRSEKACSSEKLPNVSRKRFKNVLKECETLLKSMGVICLKGSGEAEATCAQLNAEGFVDAVVSQDSDCFAYGAKRVYRNFSVSSSAGGGAMQGSVDCYDAEKLYKSNGFGRNKMVALALLCGCDYVVGACGSSITTAVQFLHTVADDDVIPRLLSWVSDPDCYERRARWASAPGRCDRCGHVGRTHLRNGCPVCATDRGCNDLGHKSKVAEAKRELSLRSRALSSGVLFPEPRVMKEFLKPTIEKIELDSLKTPVPSLIQFVKLMVKKLDWSERYCVEKFLPLLTKFHLQERVPSRTVQPIRIKKKRNPRGVPSYEVVWADVNGVYEALIPDDQFEEDEDPSVVWTSTERQDLMRQFYPKIVEAFEESIKKPLKAKKSRTKKKKEEKENIQEDKPKRRYNRKPKNNVEILILNESNKHSKFESNSSKLNVSVSVNKLKRKLKNTKKSTQKTMDSFIAKKKKKSLRNSLVLSVRRSFKNLSIAEDKKINKNKNFLSILNKSDELDHSDLSGIIETIISRSPVVETAKVENKTFKLVFDKYSTPTKFALRKTVLSDIQNNCSTPKDSPKNSFNASMKSKLNTSYFFDKLTEERDAFEMSLDYKHNSAVIVEYDKTLDYSLPEVW; from the exons ATGGGTATAAAAGGTTTGTGGTCTGTGCTGACTCCTTTCAGTGAAAAGAAATCCTTGCATGAA TTACGGGGGGAAACAATTGCAGTAGACCTCTCTGGTTGGGTCTGTGATAGTCAGAATGTTACGGAACACCATGTCCAACCGAAATTATATCTTAG aaacctGTTCTTCAGAACGGTGTATCTGCTATTGGCTGAAATAAATCCTATATTTGTATTGGAAGGAGATGCACCAGAACTCAAAAGAGATGTAATGGCTACTCGAAATGCTGTCCAATTTCGTGGTGCCGCACCCAGATCTGAGAAGGCTTGTTCAAGTGAAAAACTGCCTAATGTTTCCAGAAAgagatttaaaaatgttttaaaggaA TGTGAAACTCTTCTCAAGAGTATGGGAGTGATATGTCTTAAAGGTAGCGGAGAAGCTGAAGCAACATGTGCCCAATTAAATGCTGAAGGT TTCGTCGATGCAGTTGTCTCCCAAGATTCGGATTGTTTTGCTTACGGAGCGAAACGAGTGTACCGAAACTTTAGCGTGTCGAGTTCAGCCGGCGGAGGTGCGATGCAGGGCTCTGTTGACTGCTATGACGCCGAAAAACTGTACAAGTCGAATG GGTTCGGCCGCAACAAAATGGTGGCGTTGGCTTTGCTTTGCGGGTGTGACTACGTCGTGGGCGCGTGTGGTTCGTCCATAACGACGGCCGTGCAATTTTTGCACACTGTTGCTGATGATGATGTAATTCCTAG GTTATTATCGTGGGTGTCGGATCCCGATTGTTACGAGAGGCGGGCTCGCTGGGCGTCCGCCCCGGGACGCTGCGACCGCTGCGGTCACGTCGGACGCACACACCTCAGGAATGGATGCCCCGTTTGCGCCACGGACCGAGGCTGCAACGATCTCGGACATAA GTCGAAAGTAgcggaagcgaagcgagagctgTCACTTCGCAGCCGGGCCCTGTCGAGCGGCGTGCTCTTCCCCGAGCCGAGAGTTATGAAGGAGTTTTTGAAGCCcacaattgaaaaaattgagTTGGACAGCTTGAAAACGCCGGTTCCGAGTTTGATACAGTTTGTG AAATTAATGGTGAAGAAACTTGATTGGTCGGAACGGTACTGCGTCGAGAAATTCTTGCCGTTGCTAACGAAATTTCATTTACAAGAACGCGTTCCGTCTAGAACCGTGCAACCCATTCGTATAAAGAAAAAGCGGAACCCGAGAG GTGTTCCGAGTTACGAAGTGGTGTGGGCTGACGTTAACGGAGTATACGAAGCACTAATTCCTGATGATCAATTTGAAG AAGATGAAGATCCCTCTGTTGTTTGGACGTCAACAGAGAGACAAGATCTCATGCGGCAGTTTTATCCGAAGATAGTTGAGGCATTCGAAGAATCTATAAAGAAACCTCTAAAAGCAAAGAAATCAAGAaccaagaaaaagaaagaagaaaaagaaaatatacagGAAGATAAACCGAAAAGGCGTTATAATAGAAAACCTAAAAATAAcgttgaaattttaatattaaatgaatcTAATAAACATTCGAAATTTGAATCGAATTCGAGCAAGCTGAATGTCAGTGTTTccgtgaataaattaaaaaggaagTTGAAAAACACGAAGAAGTCCACACAAAAAACCATGGACAGTTTTATTgcgaagaaaaagaagaaatcgTTGCGTAACAGTTTGGTCTTGAGTGTGAGGAGGAGCTTTAAGAATTTGTCCATAGCTgaggataaaaaaataaataaaaataaaaactttttgagCATACTGAATAAATCAGACGAACTAGATCACAGTGACTTGTCAGGTATTATAGAGACTATAATTTCGAGATCACCCGTAGTCGAAACAGCCAAAGTGGAAAACAAAACGTTCAAACTTGTATTCGATAAATATTCAACGCCGACAAAATTCGCTTTACGTAAAACTGTACTGAGCGATATACAGAATAATTGTTCGACACCGAAAGACAGTCCGAAGAACAGTTTTAATGCTTCAATGAAATCTAAATTGAATACGAGTTATTTCTTTGATAAATTGACTGAGGAAAGGGACGCCTTCGAAATGTCGCTCGATTACAAGCACAATAGCGCTGTTATTGTTGAATATGATAAGACTTTAGATTATAGTTTGCCCGAAGTCTGGTGA
- the LOC101738877 gene encoding flap endonuclease GEN isoform X2 — MATRNAVQFRGAAPRSEKACSSEKLPNVSRKRFKNVLKECETLLKSMGVICLKGSGEAEATCAQLNAEGFVDAVVSQDSDCFAYGAKRVYRNFSVSSSAGGGAMQGSVDCYDAEKLYKSNGFGRNKMVALALLCGCDYVVGACGSSITTAVQFLHTVADDDVIPRLLSWVSDPDCYERRARWASAPGRCDRCGHVGRTHLRNGCPVCATDRGCNDLGHKSKVAEAKRELSLRSRALSSGVLFPEPRVMKEFLKPTIEKIELDSLKTPVPSLIQFVKLMVKKLDWSERYCVEKFLPLLTKFHLQERVPSRTVQPIRIKKKRNPRGVPSYEVVWADVNGVYEALIPDDQFEEDEDPSVVWTSTERQDLMRQFYPKIVEAFEESIKKPLKAKKSRTKKKKEEKENIQEDKPKRRYNRKPKNNVEILILNESNKHSKFESNSSKLNVSVSVNKLKRKLKNTKKSTQKTMDSFIAKKKKKSLRNSLVLSVRRSFKNLSIAEDKKINKNKNFLSILNKSDELDHSDLSGIIETIISRSPVVETAKVENKTFKLVFDKYSTPTKFALRKTVLSDIQNNCSTPKDSPKNSFNASMKSKLNTSYFFDKLTEERDAFEMSLDYKHNSAVIVEYDKTLDYSLPEVW, encoded by the exons ATGGCTACTCGAAATGCTGTCCAATTTCGTGGTGCCGCACCCAGATCTGAGAAGGCTTGTTCAAGTGAAAAACTGCCTAATGTTTCCAGAAAgagatttaaaaatgttttaaaggaA TGTGAAACTCTTCTCAAGAGTATGGGAGTGATATGTCTTAAAGGTAGCGGAGAAGCTGAAGCAACATGTGCCCAATTAAATGCTGAAGGT TTCGTCGATGCAGTTGTCTCCCAAGATTCGGATTGTTTTGCTTACGGAGCGAAACGAGTGTACCGAAACTTTAGCGTGTCGAGTTCAGCCGGCGGAGGTGCGATGCAGGGCTCTGTTGACTGCTATGACGCCGAAAAACTGTACAAGTCGAATG GGTTCGGCCGCAACAAAATGGTGGCGTTGGCTTTGCTTTGCGGGTGTGACTACGTCGTGGGCGCGTGTGGTTCGTCCATAACGACGGCCGTGCAATTTTTGCACACTGTTGCTGATGATGATGTAATTCCTAG GTTATTATCGTGGGTGTCGGATCCCGATTGTTACGAGAGGCGGGCTCGCTGGGCGTCCGCCCCGGGACGCTGCGACCGCTGCGGTCACGTCGGACGCACACACCTCAGGAATGGATGCCCCGTTTGCGCCACGGACCGAGGCTGCAACGATCTCGGACATAA GTCGAAAGTAgcggaagcgaagcgagagctgTCACTTCGCAGCCGGGCCCTGTCGAGCGGCGTGCTCTTCCCCGAGCCGAGAGTTATGAAGGAGTTTTTGAAGCCcacaattgaaaaaattgagTTGGACAGCTTGAAAACGCCGGTTCCGAGTTTGATACAGTTTGTG AAATTAATGGTGAAGAAACTTGATTGGTCGGAACGGTACTGCGTCGAGAAATTCTTGCCGTTGCTAACGAAATTTCATTTACAAGAACGCGTTCCGTCTAGAACCGTGCAACCCATTCGTATAAAGAAAAAGCGGAACCCGAGAG GTGTTCCGAGTTACGAAGTGGTGTGGGCTGACGTTAACGGAGTATACGAAGCACTAATTCCTGATGATCAATTTGAAG AAGATGAAGATCCCTCTGTTGTTTGGACGTCAACAGAGAGACAAGATCTCATGCGGCAGTTTTATCCGAAGATAGTTGAGGCATTCGAAGAATCTATAAAGAAACCTCTAAAAGCAAAGAAATCAAGAaccaagaaaaagaaagaagaaaaagaaaatatacagGAAGATAAACCGAAAAGGCGTTATAATAGAAAACCTAAAAATAAcgttgaaattttaatattaaatgaatcTAATAAACATTCGAAATTTGAATCGAATTCGAGCAAGCTGAATGTCAGTGTTTccgtgaataaattaaaaaggaagTTGAAAAACACGAAGAAGTCCACACAAAAAACCATGGACAGTTTTATTgcgaagaaaaagaagaaatcgTTGCGTAACAGTTTGGTCTTGAGTGTGAGGAGGAGCTTTAAGAATTTGTCCATAGCTgaggataaaaaaataaataaaaataaaaactttttgagCATACTGAATAAATCAGACGAACTAGATCACAGTGACTTGTCAGGTATTATAGAGACTATAATTTCGAGATCACCCGTAGTCGAAACAGCCAAAGTGGAAAACAAAACGTTCAAACTTGTATTCGATAAATATTCAACGCCGACAAAATTCGCTTTACGTAAAACTGTACTGAGCGATATACAGAATAATTGTTCGACACCGAAAGACAGTCCGAAGAACAGTTTTAATGCTTCAATGAAATCTAAATTGAATACGAGTTATTTCTTTGATAAATTGACTGAGGAAAGGGACGCCTTCGAAATGTCGCTCGATTACAAGCACAATAGCGCTGTTATTGTTGAATATGATAAGACTTTAGATTATAGTTTGCCCGAAGTCTGGTGA